The Epilithonimonas zeae genome contains a region encoding:
- a CDS encoding PspC domain-containing protein — MNKTLSIALAGFSFMIDEHAYIKLSDYLNALRNSLDAQEADEVMHDIEIRMVEIFKEVLSKREVINDSDVEKVIAQIGTPEQIDEQEEAYFSEGKQSKSKSSTSYSSYSSNSQKQLFRDPEKQKIAGVCAGLASYFGMDITWMRLIWVGAFLFLWVAPGSSFLVVILYFILWAVLPKAESASDFLKMKGKPLNFDNLKEESSKIVQFANETTTRAGEIYNENRPKIGSAGDSFLKVLKYCLAILLALMAAGCFIGLFAMMFAYGSDKFGMDNNLGFYLEENNLGYLLLAIAALPTIIFGVAFLLLSIKLFSPKSKFNYVGPVLGTLGIIWIILIGVLAASASSFNFRYSGQNEDYENISISATNDTIYLDSKKVAIPENFKAYFGKIYSDKATIYKRDWPSVEITRREDIKTPYIIIKKEADGYNQPLKMKVPVEIRGNRILLPNYFEYPYEYRFRDYRLDYELVIPSKMKVINEKEYEVSTRGDDGQNEDDHEDDNYNNNGITVEENKIKINGTTIEYNSDESDSVKINGKNYSKDSADIVLERMKIDQQVKKSIKDMNINIKDGKKEIHIKTN; from the coding sequence ATGAACAAGACATTATCTATAGCACTCGCAGGGTTCTCTTTTATGATAGATGAACACGCTTATATCAAGCTTAGCGATTATCTGAATGCCTTGAGAAATTCTCTAGACGCTCAGGAAGCAGACGAAGTAATGCACGATATTGAAATCCGAATGGTCGAGATTTTCAAAGAAGTACTTTCTAAAAGAGAAGTTATCAACGACTCTGACGTAGAAAAAGTAATTGCTCAAATCGGAACACCTGAACAAATCGATGAGCAGGAAGAAGCATATTTCTCTGAAGGAAAACAAAGTAAATCAAAGTCTTCTACAAGCTACAGCAGTTACAGCAGCAATTCTCAGAAACAACTGTTCCGTGACCCGGAAAAACAAAAAATTGCAGGAGTTTGTGCAGGTTTAGCATCATATTTTGGAATGGATATCACTTGGATGAGGTTGATTTGGGTTGGTGCATTTTTGTTCCTTTGGGTCGCTCCGGGCTCATCTTTCTTGGTAGTGATTTTGTACTTCATCCTTTGGGCCGTTTTACCAAAAGCAGAATCAGCTTCTGACTTTTTGAAGATGAAAGGAAAGCCTTTAAACTTTGATAACCTAAAGGAAGAATCCAGCAAAATAGTACAGTTTGCCAATGAGACAACTACAAGAGCAGGAGAAATCTATAACGAGAATCGTCCGAAAATCGGTTCTGCAGGAGATTCTTTCTTGAAAGTTCTGAAATATTGTCTTGCTATTTTGCTAGCATTGATGGCAGCAGGATGTTTCATCGGATTATTCGCAATGATGTTTGCATATGGTTCTGACAAATTCGGGATGGACAATAATCTAGGATTCTATCTGGAAGAAAACAATCTTGGTTATCTGTTGCTTGCAATTGCAGCCTTGCCAACTATTATCTTCGGAGTTGCGTTCTTATTATTATCAATCAAATTATTCTCTCCAAAATCAAAATTCAATTATGTTGGGCCAGTGCTTGGAACATTAGGAATTATCTGGATTATTTTAATCGGAGTTTTGGCTGCAAGCGCATCTAGTTTCAACTTCAGATATAGTGGACAAAATGAAGATTATGAAAATATCTCTATCTCTGCTACAAACGACACGATTTATCTTGACAGCAAGAAAGTGGCAATTCCTGAAAACTTCAAAGCATACTTTGGTAAAATCTATTCTGATAAAGCAACAATTTATAAAAGAGATTGGCCAAGTGTAGAAATTACAAGAAGAGAAGATATCAAAACACCTTACATCATCATTAAGAAAGAAGCAGACGGCTACAACCAGCCTCTTAAGATGAAAGTTCCTGTGGAGATCAGAGGTAATAGAATTCTTCTTCCAAATTATTTCGAATATCCTTATGAATACAGATTCAGAGATTACAGATTAGATTATGAGTTGGTAATTCCATCTAAAATGAAAGTTATTAATGAAAAAGAATATGAAGTAAGCACCCGTGGCGATGATGGACAAAATGAGGATGACCACGAAGATGATAACTATAACAATAATGGAATCACTGTTGAAGAAAATAAAATCAAAATCAACGGAACAACTATCGAATATAATTCCGATGAAAGTGACAGTGTAAAAATCAATGGTAAAAACTACTCCAAAGATTCTGCAGATATCGTTCTGGAAAGAATGAAAATTGACCAGCAGGTGAAAAAAAGCATCAAAGATATGAACATCAATATCAAAGATGGCAAAAAAGAAATCCATATTAAAACTAATTAA